Proteins encoded together in one Streptomyces umbrinus window:
- a CDS encoding fumarate reductase/succinate dehydrogenase flavoprotein subunit: MSVVDRQEWDVVVVGAGGAGLRAAIEARERGARTAVICKSLFGKAHTVMAEGGIAAAMGNVNSGDNWQVHFRDTMRGGKFLNQWRMAELHAQEAPDRVWELETWGALFDRTKDGRISQRNFGGHEYPRLAHVGDRTGLELIRTLQQKIVSLQQEDFKETGDYESRLKVYQECTVTRILKDGSRVSGAFCYERESGRFFVLEAPSVVVSTGGIGKSFKVTSNSWEYTGDGHALALLAGAPLLNMEFVQFHPTGMVWPPSVKGILVTESVRGDGGVLRNSEGKRFMFDYIPDVFKEKYAQSEEEGDRWYEDPDHNRRPPELLPRDEVARAINSEVKAGRGSPHGGVFLDVSTRMPAEVIRRRLPSMYHQFKELADVDITAEAMEVGPTCHYVMGGIAVESDSASARGVPGLFAAGEVAGGMHGSNRLGGNSLSDLLVFGRRAGLHAAQYATGLTGARPLVDEVQVDTAAAEALRPFSAEGPEPGAENGRPPENPYTLHQELQQTMNDLVGIIRREAEMEAALEKLADLRVRARRAGVEGHRQFNPGWHLALDLRNMLLVSECVARAALERTESRGGHTREDHPTMDRAWRRVNLLCQLVDPSGGLAATDPVRGQIDLVRETTEPIRPDLLALFDKEELVKYLAEEELYE; the protein is encoded by the coding sequence ATGTCCGTGGTCGACCGGCAGGAGTGGGACGTCGTCGTGGTCGGTGCCGGGGGCGCGGGCCTCCGGGCCGCCATCGAGGCACGTGAGCGCGGGGCCCGTACGGCCGTGATCTGCAAGTCGCTGTTCGGCAAGGCACACACGGTGATGGCCGAGGGCGGCATCGCGGCGGCCATGGGCAACGTGAACTCCGGCGACAACTGGCAGGTCCACTTCCGTGACACCATGCGCGGCGGCAAGTTCCTCAACCAGTGGCGGATGGCCGAGCTGCACGCGCAGGAGGCCCCCGACCGCGTATGGGAGCTGGAGACCTGGGGCGCCCTCTTCGACCGCACGAAGGACGGGCGCATCTCGCAGCGCAACTTCGGCGGGCACGAATACCCACGGCTCGCGCACGTCGGCGACCGTACGGGCCTGGAACTGATCCGGACCCTCCAGCAGAAGATCGTGTCCCTCCAGCAGGAGGACTTCAAGGAGACCGGGGACTACGAGTCCCGCCTGAAGGTCTACCAGGAGTGCACGGTCACCCGGATCCTCAAGGACGGCAGCCGGGTTTCCGGGGCCTTCTGCTACGAGCGCGAGTCCGGCCGTTTCTTCGTGCTTGAAGCACCCTCGGTCGTGGTCTCCACCGGCGGCATCGGCAAGTCCTTCAAGGTGACGTCGAACTCGTGGGAGTACACGGGCGACGGACACGCGCTGGCGCTGCTCGCGGGCGCGCCGCTGCTGAACATGGAGTTCGTGCAGTTCCACCCGACGGGCATGGTCTGGCCGCCGTCGGTGAAGGGCATCCTCGTCACGGAGTCCGTGCGCGGGGACGGCGGGGTTCTGAGGAACTCCGAGGGCAAGCGGTTCATGTTCGACTACATCCCCGATGTCTTCAAGGAGAAGTACGCGCAGTCGGAGGAGGAGGGCGACCGGTGGTACGAGGATCCGGACCACAACCGACGGCCCCCTGAGCTGCTCCCCCGGGACGAGGTGGCGCGGGCCATCAACTCCGAGGTGAAGGCCGGCCGCGGCTCCCCGCACGGGGGCGTCTTCCTGGACGTGTCGACCCGGATGCCCGCCGAGGTCATCAGGCGCCGGCTGCCGTCCATGTACCACCAGTTCAAGGAACTCGCGGACGTCGACATCACCGCCGAGGCGATGGAGGTCGGGCCCACCTGTCACTACGTGATGGGCGGGATCGCGGTCGAGTCGGACAGCGCGTCCGCGCGTGGCGTGCCCGGTCTCTTCGCGGCCGGGGAGGTCGCCGGCGGCATGCACGGCTCCAACCGGCTCGGCGGCAACTCGCTTTCCGACCTGCTGGTGTTCGGACGCCGGGCCGGGCTGCACGCGGCGCAGTACGCCACGGGACTCACCGGGGCACGGCCCCTCGTGGACGAGGTCCAGGTGGACACGGCGGCCGCGGAAGCCCTGCGGCCCTTCTCCGCCGAGGGCCCCGAGCCCGGCGCCGAGAACGGGCGGCCGCCGGAGAACCCGTACACCCTCCACCAGGAACTCCAGCAGACGATGAACGACCTCGTCGGCATCATCCGTCGTGAGGCGGAGATGGAGGCGGCCCTGGAGAAACTCGCCGACCTGCGTGTACGGGCCAGGCGGGCCGGGGTCGAGGGGCACCGGCAGTTCAACCCCGGCTGGCACCTCGCCCTGGACCTGCGGAACATGCTGCTCGTCAGCGAGTGCGTGGCACGGGCCGCGCTGGAGCGGACGGAGTCGCGGGGCGGCCACACGCGGGAGGACCATCCGACGATGGACCGGGCGTGGCGGCGCGTGAACCTGCTCTGCCAACTGGTCGATCCCTCCGGGGGGTTGGCGGCGACCGATCCCGTGCGCGGGCAGATCGACCTGGTCCGGGAGACCACCGAACCCATCCGCCCCGACCTGCTCGCCCTCTTCGACAAGGAGGAGCTGGTCAAGTACCTCGCCGAAGAGGAGCTCTACGAGTGA
- a CDS encoding succinate dehydrogenase/fumarate reductase iron-sulfur subunit, with protein MSSYEARFKVWRGDAEGGGLEDFGIEVNDGEVVLDIIHRIQATQAPDLAVRWNCKAGKCGSCSAEINGRPRLLCMTRMSVFTREETITVTPLRAFPVVRDLVTNVGFNYTKAREVPAFVPPEDLGPGEYRMMQEDVDRSQEFRKCIECFLCQDTCHVVRDHEENKTAFAGPRFLMRVAELDMHPLDAAEESGLDRKKTAQDEHGLGYCNITKCCTEVCPEGIKITDNALIPLKERAVDRKYDPLVWLGDKIRRRPSGAV; from the coding sequence GTGAGCAGCTATGAGGCCCGCTTCAAGGTGTGGCGCGGAGATGCCGAGGGCGGCGGCCTGGAGGACTTCGGGATCGAGGTCAACGACGGCGAGGTGGTGCTCGACATCATCCACCGCATCCAGGCGACCCAGGCACCCGACCTGGCCGTGCGCTGGAACTGCAAGGCGGGCAAGTGCGGTTCGTGCTCGGCGGAGATCAACGGACGTCCGCGACTGTTGTGCATGACGCGGATGTCGGTGTTCACCCGCGAGGAAACGATCACCGTGACCCCGCTGCGGGCGTTCCCGGTCGTACGGGACCTGGTGACGAACGTCGGCTTCAACTACACGAAGGCGCGGGAGGTGCCCGCGTTCGTGCCGCCGGAGGACCTCGGTCCCGGTGAGTACCGGATGATGCAGGAGGACGTGGACCGGTCGCAGGAGTTCCGCAAGTGCATCGAGTGCTTCCTGTGCCAGGACACCTGCCATGTGGTGCGCGACCACGAGGAGAACAAGACCGCGTTCGCCGGCCCGCGTTTCCTGATGCGGGTGGCCGAACTGGACATGCATCCCCTGGACGCGGCCGAGGAGAGCGGCCTGGACCGCAAGAAGACCGCCCAGGACGAGCACGGCCTCGGCTACTGCAACATCACCAAGTGCTGCACGGAGGTCTGCCCTGAGGGCATCAAGATCACGGACAACGCCCTGATTCCCTTGAAGGAACGGGCTGTCGACCGTAAGTACGATCCGCTGGTGTGGCTGGGCGACAAGATCCGCAGGCGGCCGTCCGGGGCGGTGTAG